TCACGGCCGCGCCGACGCTCTTCTGGATCTCGCCCAGGATCTCGCGTACCTGACGCGTGGCCTGGCGCGACTGCTCCGCCAGGCTCTTGACTTCCTGCGCCACCACGGCGAATCCCTTGCCGTGTTCCCCGGCCTTGGCCGCCTCGATCGCCGCGTTCACGGCCAACAGGTTCGATTGCTCGGCGAGGCTGGCGACGGTCGCCGTGATCTCGCCGATCGCGTGGCTGCGCTCGGAGAGGCGCACGACCGTGCCCGCGATCGCCTCCATTTTTTCCTGGATGGTCTGCATGCCCTTCACGCTCTCTTCCAGCGCGCGGCGGCCGTCGGTGGCGGTCCGCGCCGCCTGCTGCGCCGCCTCGGACACGGCGCGCGATTTTTCCGACGCCAGCAGCGACGTCTGCTTGACCTCCTCGACGGTGGCCGTCGTCTCGCTGACGGCGGCCGCCGTCTCGGCCGTGCTGGCCGCCCCCTGCGCGGTGCTGGACAAGATCTCGCTCGCGGCCGCGGTCAGCGTGGCGACGCCGCGCGCGGTCTCGGCGGCCAGTACCCGCCACGATTGCACCATGCTGTCCAGCGCGCGCATCAGCTGCCCGACCTCGTCGCGGTTGCTCGTCACCGGCACGCCGCCGCGCAGATCGCCGGTCGCGATGCGTTCGGCGACGAGCGTCGCCTCGCGCAGCGGCCTGGCGATCGCACGGTTGAGCCAGTACGTCTTCGCGCAGGCCAGCAGGACGGCCGCCAGGTTCACCAGGATCAGCGCCGCGCCGGCGCTGTCCACGAGCGCCGCGCCGTCGCGCATGCGCGCGCGCGCCTCGTCGAGCTGCTTGGCGCCGATCTCCTCGGCGACGGACCTGAGCCGGTCGAACGTGTTCTGCAGCTGCCCGGTCGCCGCCTCCCCGGCGCTCGCGCGCCGTCCCGCGCGGGCCGACGCGAGCACCTCGTTGTCGCGCACGGCGCCGTACTCGCGGTAGGCGCCGGCCAGGCGCGCGTAATCGGAGGCGAAGTCGCGGTCGGACTGCGCGCGTGCGGCCAGGTCGGCGAGCAGAGCGCGGATCGCGGACTCCTCGACGACTAGCTGGCGTTCGAAGCCCGCCTGCGCTGCGCCGCCGGCGACCAGCGACGACAGCAGGGCCACCCGCTCGCGGTTGATCGCATTGCGCAGTTCCTGCATCTTGAACACGATCACCAGGTCGTCGTTGTACAGCTGTTGCTGCAACGCCCGCTGGCGCGCGAGGCCCTGCCACGACACCATGCTGGTCAGCGCCATCGCCACGACGATCACGCCGAAACCGAGTATCAGTTTCGCGCGGGTGGTAAGGTCGGCAAGCATGCGCATGGAAGTCTCCTATCGTTGTCAGTGGTCCGCATTCACGACGAGCGTCGGATCGGCAAGCAGGCGCCGCGCGTCGAGCAGCGCGGTGCGGTCGGGGGCGACGCCGAGCAGGTAGCTGGCGTCCGGGTCGGCCAGCATGGGCAGGCTGTGCCCCATGTCGGCATGCGCGAAGCGGCGTGTGCCGTCGATCGCGTCGGCCAGGACGGCAAACCGGTTGTCCTCGCCCCGCAGCACGATCAGCGCGCCGGGTTCGGCCAGTTCCGACAACGGCAGGGCAAGCAGCACGCGCAGGTCGACCACGGCCAGCAACTCGCCTTCCCACATCGCGATGCCGGCGACGTGGGAAGGCACGCCCGGGAGCAAGGTCAGGGGCAGCAGCGGCAGCGCGCGCGCGACCCATGCCGAGTCGAACGCATAGCGCTCGCCGCCGCAGCGGAAGGCCAGCACCTCCACGCCGTCGGCCGGCCGTTCGACCGGCGCGGCGGCGGCGGCCAGCGCGGCGGCGCGCTCGGCGAGCAGGCGTTCCTGGGCCGCCGGGTCGGGGCGGTCGAGCGCGGCCAGCGCGGCGCGCGCCGCTTCCAGCCGGCGCGACAAGGCTTCCCAATCGAAGGCGGACGTCATGACGCGCGCTCCATCCATTGCCTGAGGGCGCCGCGCAGTTCGGCGTCGGCACCTGGCGCGAGGCGGCCGAATTCGCGCAGCAGGATGCGCGCGCGCGGCCGCCGGCCCGCGGCGTCCTCGATCAGCGCGGACAGGTAATGGCCGATCGCGCTGTCGGGTTCGAGGTACAGCAGGCGCCGGACGCATTGGCGCGCCAGCGCGCGGTCGTCGTGTTCGAGCGCGAACAGCGCGGCGTCCTGCTGCAGCGGCGCCGACAACGCGTCGGCCTCGACGGCGCGCCGCAGGCCTTGCAGCGCCTCCTCGCGCCGGCCCGCGTCCGCCAGCGCGTGCACGCGCGCCATCGCGTCGTCGCGCCGCGGCGCCGGCGCGGGTGTGGGCGCGAATGCGGGCGCGGGTGCGGGCGCGGGTTCCGGCGCCGGCGTGAAGGCCACCGGCGCGGCGGCAGGCGCCTTGGCCGGCACGTCCGCGGGCGCCGGCAGCGCGCTCTTGCGGAAGAACACCGCGTCCTCCTGGTACACGGGCGTGAAACCGGCGAACAGCGACGTCGACGCTTCGCTCGCGTTGACCACGAGCCAGCCGCCGTCGACGAGGCAATCGCGCATGCGGGCGATCACGCGCCTGGCCTGCTCCTGGCCGAAATACATGAGCACATTGCGGCAGAAAATGACGTCCTGCGCGGGCGTGCCCGTCGCGCTGGACGGATACGCGCCGGACGCGAGATTCAGGCTGGCGAAGCGGACCGCCGCGCGCAGCTGCGGATCGATCTCGAAGCGGCCGTCGCCGAGCGGCCGGAAGAATTCGTCGAGGTCGGCCGGATCGGTGCGACGGAACGACCAGCGCCGGTACCTGCCGGCGCGGGCGAAGTCGAGGAAGGCGTCGTTCAGGTCGGTCGCGAGGATCGTCACGCCGTCGGGAAGGAGCCGGGGCGCGCAGCGGCGCAGCGTCATCGCGATCGAATACGGTTCCTCGCCCGTGCAGCAGCCGGCGCTCCAGATGCGCAGCAACCGGGTCTCGCCGCGCGCCAGGTGCGCGCGCGCGACGTCGCACACCAGGTCGAGGGCGCGCGGCTCGCGGAAGAAATAAGTCTCGCCGATGGTGAGAAAACGCGCGCACAGGGCGCTGCGGGCGGCGTCCCACGGACCGGCCAGCAGCCACGACGCGCACGCCGCCGCGCCGGGCAGGCCGAGCGCCTCGGCCATCCGGCCCAGGGCGGCATCGAACTGCCGGCGCCGGGTACCGGGGAATGTCAGTCCCGTCTCGGCCTCGACGCGCTGTGCGGCCAGCGCCAGCACATCCGTTGCCGGCACGCCCGTGGCCGGCACGCCCGTGGCCGGCACGCCCGTGGCCGGCAAGGTGGGGTCAGTGCCGATCACCGGCAGCTCCCGCCAGCGCCTGCGTCAGTTGCTCCCGTTCATGATCGAACAGGAAGCGGGCCGGCTCGACGATCAGGCACAGTCCGTCTTCCAGATGCAGTGCGCCGTCGACGAATCGGGCCTGGCCCGCCTCGGCCGGCCAAGCGGCGGCAGGCGGCGCAATGCCCGGGCCGACGATGCTGTCGACGACGAGTGCGCACGGGAAACCGTTCGATTCGACGATGAGAAATTGTTGAGAGGGTGTGATGACCGTCGGGCCGCCACACGCGCGGCGGGCGAAATCGAGGACGGTCACGGTCTCGCCGCCCACGTCGAGCACACCGAGGACGATGTCCGATGCTCCCGGCAACGGCACCGGCCGGGCGCTGAGCACGGCCCGCCGCACGGACGCCAGCGGCACGGCGAAACGCTGTCCCCAGCAGATGAACTCGAGGACTTGCAGTCTTGCCTGGGATACATCAACGGCAGCCGCTTCGGGCGCGAAAGCGGAGGAATTCATGGTGCACTCCTGTTCATGCGATATCAGGCGACCGCTGGCATTTGTCACATGAGTCTGATCCTAGCGGACCTTTGCGTCGCCGTCACAGCCGGGCCCGTGTGAGTCGGCGTACGGGACATGCCCCGGATTCACGCGCCGGGCGCGCTATGCTGCGGATTTCACGAAGTTTCCAGCTTTACATCGCAAATGAACGCATATACACGCTTCATAAGCGAAATATTTTGTCACAAATTAAACGACATGCGTTATCGATAAAATGTTGCGCAAAATTGACAGTTCTTGGCTGCAGTTATGATTTTCGTTGGAATCGTTCAGGCTTCCAGGTGGCTCAGCTTGCCCAGGCAGCGGCGCTGGAAGCTGTCCAGGCCATCCGTCACGAGCGCATCGTCCTCGCCGACGACGCCGGCGTCGAGCAGCAGGCGCAGCTTGGCGATCCGGTCGCCCAGGTCGAGCGCCTGCGCCAGGTGGGAGCCGTCCGGATCGCCCGCCTGTTCGATCGCTCCGGTGACCTCCGCCGGAAATTCCCAATGGCGCGCGATGCCGGCCGACATCTGGCGCCCGCAGGCCAGCAATTCGATGCCGAAGTCGGTGGAGCCCGGCACGGTGCCGTTCTGGCACAAACGGTCGGCCAGCCGGAATGCGACGATCAGGCCGACGTTCTGCATCAGGCCGGCCAGATACGCTTCGAACACGTCGGCGGTGAGGCCGGGCGCGACGAGGCTCGCGGCCAGCGCGCAGCGCTCGGACTGGCCCCAGACGTGCGGCGCGGCCTTTTTCGAGAAGCCTTCGGCCTGCATCTTGATGACGGGGCGGAATGCGACGCGGGCCAGCAGCATGCGCAAGCCGTTATGGCCGAGCATCATGATGGCGGCCTCGACCGTTTTTACCTGCGTCATCGGGCGGTAGTACGCGCTGTTGGCTTCGCGGATCACTTCCGCCACGAGCACGACGTCCTGCACGACGAGGCGCGACAGTTCCGAGGCGGAGACGTCTTCCTCGGCCAGGCTTTGCAACAGTTTGGGAATCACTTCCGGCACGCGCGGCACCAGTTCGGCCGCGTCGCCGGGACGGGCCGCCAGCGCGCGGACCTGGTCGAGGATCGCGGTCTCCACCTCGGCCGGCGCGTCGAACCGGGCGGACCCGGTCAACCAGCGGTAGTAGGCGGCGTCGATGTCATGGCTGATGCGCTCCGCCTGCTGTTCCTGCTCCTGGGCACTGGCCGCAGCCACCGCGGCCTGTTTGCCGCCGCCGTCCGCGCCACCCACTAAACGAGAAAAAAAGCCCATGAGATGTCTCCGCGGCGTTTAAAGAAAATTCCCTGATGCAACACATCTTACCCCTCAAACATTGACCTGCCAATGCCCGGACAA
This genomic stretch from Massilia putida harbors:
- a CDS encoding CheR family methyltransferase, whose protein sequence is MIGTDPTLPATGVPATGVPATGVPATDVLALAAQRVEAETGLTFPGTRRRQFDAALGRMAEALGLPGAAACASWLLAGPWDAARSALCARFLTIGETYFFREPRALDLVCDVARAHLARGETRLLRIWSAGCCTGEEPYSIAMTLRRCAPRLLPDGVTILATDLNDAFLDFARAGRYRRWSFRRTDPADLDEFFRPLGDGRFEIDPQLRAAVRFASLNLASGAYPSSATGTPAQDVIFCRNVLMYFGQEQARRVIARMRDCLVDGGWLVVNASEASTSLFAGFTPVYQEDAVFFRKSALPAPADVPAKAPAAAPVAFTPAPEPAPAPAPAFAPTPAPAPRRDDAMARVHALADAGRREEALQGLRRAVEADALSAPLQQDAALFALEHDDRALARQCVRRLLYLEPDSAIGHYLSALIEDAAGRRPRARILLREFGRLAPGADAELRGALRQWMERAS
- a CDS encoding HDOD domain-containing protein — encoded protein: MGFFSRLVGGADGGGKQAAVAAASAQEQEQQAERISHDIDAAYYRWLTGSARFDAPAEVETAILDQVRALAARPGDAAELVPRVPEVIPKLLQSLAEEDVSASELSRLVVQDVVLVAEVIREANSAYYRPMTQVKTVEAAIMMLGHNGLRMLLARVAFRPVIKMQAEGFSKKAAPHVWGQSERCALAASLVAPGLTADVFEAYLAGLMQNVGLIVAFRLADRLCQNGTVPGSTDFGIELLACGRQMSAGIARHWEFPAEVTGAIEQAGDPDGSHLAQALDLGDRIAKLRLLLDAGVVGEDDALVTDGLDSFQRRCLGKLSHLEA
- a CDS encoding chemotaxis protein CheW gives rise to the protein MNSSAFAPEAAAVDVSQARLQVLEFICWGQRFAVPLASVRRAVLSARPVPLPGASDIVLGVLDVGGETVTVLDFARRACGGPTVITPSQQFLIVESNGFPCALVVDSIVGPGIAPPAAAWPAEAGQARFVDGALHLEDGLCLIVEPARFLFDHEREQLTQALAGAAGDRH
- a CDS encoding chemotaxis protein CheW, producing MTSAFDWEALSRRLEAARAALAALDRPDPAAQERLLAERAAALAAAAAPVERPADGVEVLAFRCGGERYAFDSAWVARALPLLPLTLLPGVPSHVAGIAMWEGELLAVVDLRVLLALPLSELAEPGALIVLRGEDNRFAVLADAIDGTRRFAHADMGHSLPMLADPDASYLLGVAPDRTALLDARRLLADPTLVVNADH
- a CDS encoding methyl-accepting chemotaxis protein, yielding MRMLADLTTRAKLILGFGVIVVAMALTSMVSWQGLARQRALQQQLYNDDLVIVFKMQELRNAINRERVALLSSLVAGGAAQAGFERQLVVEESAIRALLADLAARAQSDRDFASDYARLAGAYREYGAVRDNEVLASARAGRRASAGEAATGQLQNTFDRLRSVAEEIGAKQLDEARARMRDGAALVDSAGAALILVNLAAVLLACAKTYWLNRAIARPLREATLVAERIATGDLRGGVPVTSNRDEVGQLMRALDSMVQSWRVLAAETARGVATLTAAASEILSSTAQGAASTAETAAAVSETTATVEEVKQTSLLASEKSRAVSEAAQQAARTATDGRRALEESVKGMQTIQEKMEAIAGTVVRLSERSHAIGEITATVASLAEQSNLLAVNAAIEAAKAGEHGKGFAVVAQEVKSLAEQSRQATRQVREILGEIQKSVGAAVMITEQGAKTVAQGVEQTTQAGQAIRALSDTMTEAAQAAMQIAVSSQQQQAGMDQVALAMENIQQASTENAAGSRQAEASARNLHALGLSLRQTVERFQL